A single Sulfurimonas aquatica DNA region contains:
- a CDS encoding methyl-accepting chemotaxis protein — MALMKKSGSGTSSAVIAPSSGTDKRKQRTLAKQQQISESIAGVSMSILENAQESVSAIEELKSSMEQIATAAEENSGASEQALSNVKGINTNIGRMASTIESVTNSTLAAGDNIMAAVNKINTSVDRMATAVNVAKESSTKSEELKESSQNIGNAVGFIAKIADQTNLLALNAAIEASRAKEHGKGFAVVADETRSLAGESEKNAEFISELVNKIQSSIDSIIRSIGSTTNIIADNGSKGNELSLKMEELTKIAVYSVEASRSIGSYTSQLGNSIDKINAGSQEIAVASSQIALSVETTLNSIEIQSDALSQTEDDIKELSNLAEELKYSTDTMKSAEDIALSADTISGSMDDIQNALEDVTASLNQMEEASQSTNQSALNNKELIQSGLLTAKDIDKLIEIARRNFDLLKISFNELKSSVIGIKTSFADSIAQGNSAASELNVIVKETKSVDKTVGNISNSIVQLNMLAISGSIEAARAGDFGKGFAVVSADIRNLAKDSESNTEKINDIVESMNSEIDTVKGDWSDLLHSQGLEETNINSLVEDIVTITDMLVDLLDKYTGLKAANDQNLEGMNQVMIGINEIQKAVELSARNAMESRKASELIIDTVTHIGEGVEELAVMADELQQG, encoded by the coding sequence ATGGCATTAATGAAAAAAAGTGGTTCGGGCACATCTTCAGCAGTAATAGCTCCTAGTTCGGGAACTGATAAACGAAAACAGAGAACATTAGCTAAACAACAACAAATTAGTGAGAGCATTGCTGGTGTTTCGATGAGTATTTTAGAAAATGCTCAAGAGAGTGTAAGTGCAATAGAAGAGTTGAAATCTTCAATGGAGCAAATTGCAACAGCAGCTGAAGAGAATAGTGGCGCGAGTGAGCAAGCTCTCTCAAACGTCAAAGGCATAAACACTAACATTGGACGAATGGCTTCAACTATAGAGAGTGTAACAAACTCTACTCTAGCTGCAGGTGATAATATCATGGCCGCAGTAAATAAAATCAATACCTCCGTTGATAGAATGGCGACCGCTGTAAATGTGGCAAAAGAGTCTTCAACAAAGAGTGAAGAGCTCAAAGAGTCTTCTCAAAATATTGGTAATGCAGTTGGATTTATTGCAAAGATTGCAGACCAAACTAACTTACTAGCATTAAACGCAGCTATTGAAGCATCGCGTGCAAAAGAGCATGGTAAAGGTTTTGCCGTTGTTGCAGATGAGACTCGTTCGTTAGCTGGAGAGAGTGAAAAAAATGCTGAGTTTATTTCTGAACTTGTAAATAAAATTCAAAGTAGCATAGATAGTATCATCAGAAGCATAGGCTCTACGACAAATATTATCGCTGATAATGGTAGTAAAGGAAATGAGTTAAGTCTTAAGATGGAAGAGTTGACTAAAATAGCAGTCTATTCTGTTGAAGCATCTAGAAGTATAGGCTCATATACAAGTCAACTTGGAAACTCTATAGATAAGATTAATGCCGGTTCGCAAGAGATTGCTGTGGCATCATCTCAAATTGCCCTTTCAGTTGAAACTACACTCAACTCTATAGAGATACAGTCAGATGCACTCTCTCAAACAGAAGATGACATCAAAGAGTTGTCTAATCTAGCTGAAGAGTTAAAATACTCTACAGACACTATGAAGTCCGCTGAAGATATAGCATTAAGTGCTGATACTATTAGTGGTTCTATGGATGACATTCAAAATGCACTTGAAGATGTTACTGCTTCATTAAATCAAATGGAAGAGGCTTCGCAAAGTACAAACCAGAGTGCGTTAAATAATAAAGAGTTAATTCAATCAGGGCTTCTTACAGCTAAAGATATAGATAAACTTATAGAGATAGCAAGAAGAAATTTCGATCTTTTAAAAATATCTTTTAATGAACTTAAATCATCAGTTATTGGAATTAAAACTTCATTTGCAGACTCCATAGCACAAGGAAATAGTGCTGCTTCTGAGTTAAATGTGATTGTTAAAGAGACAAAAAGTGTTGATAAAACAGTTGGAAATATATCAAACTCGATTGTTCAGCTTAATATGCTTGCCATTAGTGGTTCAATCGAAGCTGCTCGTGCAGGTGATTTTGGCAAAGGTTTTGCTGTTGTAAGTGCTGACATTAGAAATCTTGCTAAAGACTCAGAATCAAATACTGAAAAAATTAATGATATCGTTGAATCTATGAACTCTGAGATTGATACTGTTAAGGGTGACTGGAGTGATCTTTTACATTCGCAAGGTTTAGAAGAGACAAATATTAACTCTTTGGTTGAGGACATTGTTACGATTACTGATATGCTAGTTGATTTACTAGATAAATATACGGGCCTTAAGGCTGCAAATGATCAAAATCTAGAAGGTATGAATCAGGTGATGATTGGAATTAACGAGATTCAAAAAGCTGTTGAGCTTAGTGCTAGAAATGCTATGGAATCACGTAAGGCAAGTGAATTAATTATAGATACTGTTACTCATATTGGAGAAGGCGTAGAAGAGTTGGCCGTTATGGCTGATGAACTTCAGCAAGGTTAA
- the cheB gene encoding chemotaxis-specific protein-glutamate methyltransferase CheB: MSKNILIVDDSALVRKQLKEIISTLDFNIDFAKNGHEAVEKATSFQYDIITMDINMPIMDGLEATRQIMQKQATPILMVSSLTKEDAPTTMEALELGAIDYIAKPGTMNVGKNENREEILEKVQLLSKISIRRLKRNLLRPATRERRRLVTRKESELRKEAPVSSTKEIEKIVLIGSSTGGPGLIEQICTHVPSSYKYPICIVQHMPEHFSKAFAERLDRASPLPVYETQNGMEVVPGNIYVARGGVHLTFRKKVSGKIVIYEDKNKGSSFFQPSVNAMMHSSLKIFDAKKIVGVILTGIGDDGADAMVELKKAGAYTIGESENSATIYGMPKEAYERGGVLEQLDFLAILKKIVTLR, from the coding sequence ATGAGTAAAAACATATTAATAGTTGACGACTCTGCACTTGTAAGAAAACAACTCAAAGAGATTATATCAACTTTAGATTTTAATATTGATTTTGCTAAAAATGGCCACGAAGCAGTTGAGAAGGCAACATCTTTTCAATACGATATCATAACCATGGACATAAATATGCCCATAATGGATGGATTAGAAGCAACTCGTCAGATTATGCAGAAACAAGCTACTCCTATATTAATGGTAAGTTCTCTAACAAAAGAGGATGCCCCAACTACCATGGAAGCATTAGAGCTTGGTGCCATTGATTATATTGCTAAACCAGGTACAATGAATGTTGGAAAAAATGAAAATCGTGAAGAGATACTTGAAAAAGTTCAGCTGTTAAGTAAAATTTCGATTAGAAGATTAAAAAGAAACTTACTTAGACCAGCAACTCGAGAAAGAAGAAGACTTGTTACTAGAAAAGAATCAGAATTAAGAAAAGAAGCCCCAGTTTCTTCAACAAAAGAGATTGAAAAAATCGTTTTAATTGGTTCTTCTACTGGAGGACCGGGTCTGATTGAGCAGATATGTACACATGTTCCATCAAGTTATAAATATCCAATCTGCATAGTGCAACATATGCCAGAACACTTCTCAAAAGCATTTGCAGAGCGTTTAGATAGAGCAAGCCCTCTGCCTGTTTATGAGACTCAAAATGGTATGGAAGTAGTACCTGGAAATATTTATGTAGCTCGTGGAGGTGTTCATTTAACCTTTAGAAAAAAAGTATCAGGAAAAATAGTAATTTATGAAGATAAAAACAAGGGTAGTAGCTTTTTTCAACCTAGTGTAAATGCGATGATGCATAGTTCGTTAAAAATATTTGATGCAAAGAAGATCGTTGGCGTTATATTAACAGGTATTGGTGATGATGGTGCAGATGCGATGGTAGAACTTAAAAAAGCTGGAGCATACACAATAGGTGAAAGTGAAAATAGTGCAACTATCTATGGTATGCCAAAAGAAGCATATGAGAGGGGCGGGGTACTTGAGCAACTTGATTTTCTTGCTATTTTAAAAAAAATTGTGACTCTAAGGTAG
- a CDS encoding response regulator, translated as MPLVIFVDDSETALASTRMVTNSMPIEVKQYTQAEVALAEIKAGMIPDLIITDLNMPGMNGFEFLEGLRGVPSTKRTPTLMLTTETKPELKQQGKALGLTGWIVKPFNPAQLKQAITRVLRLPA; from the coding sequence ATGCCATTAGTAATATTTGTAGATGATAGTGAAACAGCTCTAGCTTCAACTAGAATGGTTACAAATTCTATGCCAATAGAAGTGAAGCAGTACACACAGGCAGAGGTTGCATTAGCGGAAATAAAAGCGGGAATGATACCTGATTTAATTATTACAGATCTAAATATGCCGGGTATGAATGGTTTTGAATTTTTAGAAGGACTGCGAGGCGTACCCTCAACAAAAAGAACGCCTACTCTTATGCTCACGACTGAAACAAAGCCTGAGCTTAAGCAGCAAGGTAAAGCATTAGGTCTTACAGGTTGGATCGTTAAGCCATTTAATCCTGCACAGTTAAAACAAGCAATAACTAGAGTTTTAAGATTACCGGCTTAA
- a CDS encoding PAS domain-containing protein, translated as MSKNNNDISTEGLTFLEDGEVLYNDLYLLSETDEKGIVKYASDSFLKIANMREDELIGQPHNVVRHPDMPRAAFKSLWGDIQAKGFWTGFVKNARKGGGYYWVLATILRSIDKNGNTKYVSIRTKPSREDVQKAQELYATLD; from the coding sequence GTGTCAAAAAATAATAATGATATTAGTACCGAAGGTCTCACATTTTTAGAAGATGGAGAAGTTTTATATAATGATCTTTATCTACTCTCAGAAACAGATGAAAAGGGGATAGTTAAATATGCAAGTGACTCCTTTTTAAAAATTGCGAATATGAGAGAAGACGAACTAATCGGCCAACCACATAATGTCGTTAGACACCCCGATATGCCAAGAGCTGCATTTAAGTCTCTTTGGGGAGATATTCAAGCAAAAGGCTTCTGGACAGGTTTTGTTAAAAATGCACGTAAAGGTGGAGGATATTATTGGGTACTTGCAACAATCCTACGCTCTATAGATAAAAATGGAAACACAAAATATGTATCAATACGCACTAAACCATCACGTGAAGATGTTCAAAAAGCCCAAGAACTTTACGCAACACTAGATTAA
- the rpsO gene encoding 30S ribosomal protein S15, with amino-acid sequence MALDSAKKQEIVTKYGRNESDTGSSEVQIALLTLRIAELTEHLKIFKKDHASRLGLLKLVGKRRRLMRYFKRVNKEAYLNLVESLQIRDNI; translated from the coding sequence ATGGCTTTAGATTCGGCTAAAAAACAAGAAATAGTTACAAAATATGGTCGCAATGAGAGCGATACTGGTTCAAGTGAAGTTCAAATTGCACTTTTAACACTTAGAATTGCAGAGTTAACAGAGCACTTAAAAATATTTAAAAAAGATCATGCATCACGCTTAGGACTACTTAAGTTAGTTGGTAAACGTCGTCGTCTTATGAGATATTTCAAGCGTGTTAATAAAGAAGCATACCTTAACCTTGTAGAATCTCTTCAGATTCGTGACAATATCTAG
- a CDS encoding chemotaxis protein CheA, with the protein MDPLLEQFLSEARENLAFIDQNIGEIGGDDPELLNSVFRAAHTLKGGSGIVGFESIKNITHHAEDLLDMLRGGKIEFKESMVEALYDAFDEVVNLVEAAEETSEIVDANEEIIQRIVSSLSAQMGKEIKSATNWELPFKLVSNLESILNVPMKTLRGVNSIKVPFKNSELNEEFCSNSNFYAVLFDVDDSCMVYGNDPIYTLSLLGDKVFGVFSCMSDENAKSVLSGTEDEEGLLLKTSIIAFIYASYEDIEDSLFNFIDELEFLPLDISTLLATQEGDTGLQIDSLKELSSVTENSDLLTIANEVKNSMELVGVDTIQYAKLERFLDIVGLMDESDTPKLKTFFQTLYMGQAYSQDISTEDEVSFDATVEIEEEKEIESESEVTITEPVDESPSIIMNDEIRTTVQTILEQQYKAVEHIESQEDLLRVSTTLERLRKFIPEMPHLETQDEIVSFLQLSLGLTDEAPEVQELKEVFKEEIDEVEIEPEIDPLEETGVIEKEPIVEVVNTPEIVKSKSLKIEDELVEKQKSVVGKTVKIDQESIDSLMNVVGELLVAKNSLPYLADNVAAMTHEVIKREIMDKYIFINRLSEQLQDLIMGMRMLPISYVFDRYPKLVRDIAKTLGKKVKLEMNGGETKLDKNMIEMLADPLIHIMRNSLDHGVEMPDVREQKGKDPVGSVSLNAYAQSDRIIIEIIDDGAGINVEKVAFKVLEKGLMTSEQIDALSEKEMSELVLLPGLSTSDSITEFSGRGVGMDVVKKSIEGFGGSIGITTKANEGTVITLAIPMSLAVTSLLHIEMNSIHYGIPMDSVSETVKLERSEIEYLHNEPFVYIRGDVIPLLFIKSMLNEDEMEDKPLSIVVLNIKNNLLAVVVNEFLGQLDVVQKPLVGIMEGHPLFSGTALLGNGQIIMAIDPLGLLGISQKLKEDIQVA; encoded by the coding sequence ATGGATCCATTATTAGAACAGTTTTTAAGTGAAGCTAGAGAGAATTTAGCCTTTATAGATCAAAATATTGGTGAGATTGGTGGTGATGATCCAGAACTTCTTAACTCCGTGTTTCGTGCGGCACATACATTAAAAGGTGGAAGTGGGATAGTTGGTTTTGAGTCTATAAAAAACATTACACATCATGCTGAAGATCTTTTAGATATGCTTAGAGGAGGTAAGATAGAGTTTAAAGAGTCTATGGTAGAAGCACTATATGATGCTTTTGATGAAGTTGTAAACCTTGTTGAAGCGGCTGAAGAGACAAGTGAAATAGTAGATGCTAATGAAGAAATAATTCAAAGAATAGTTAGTTCTTTGAGTGCACAAATGGGTAAAGAGATAAAATCAGCAACTAATTGGGAGTTACCATTTAAGTTAGTCTCAAATTTAGAGTCTATACTTAATGTTCCAATGAAAACACTTCGTGGAGTTAACTCTATTAAAGTTCCATTTAAAAATTCTGAGCTCAATGAAGAGTTCTGCTCAAATAGTAATTTTTATGCAGTACTATTTGATGTAGATGACTCATGTATGGTTTATGGAAATGATCCTATCTATACTCTGAGTTTACTTGGAGATAAAGTTTTTGGAGTTTTCTCTTGCATGAGCGACGAAAACGCAAAATCAGTCCTAAGTGGAACAGAAGATGAAGAGGGCTTACTTCTAAAGACATCAATAATTGCATTTATATATGCTTCTTATGAAGATATTGAAGACTCATTGTTTAACTTTATAGATGAACTAGAGTTTTTACCATTAGACATTAGTACACTACTAGCTACGCAAGAAGGTGATACTGGACTTCAGATTGATTCTCTTAAAGAGTTATCAAGTGTTACTGAGAATTCTGATCTCTTAACAATTGCAAATGAAGTAAAAAACTCTATGGAGCTTGTTGGAGTAGATACAATTCAGTACGCTAAGCTTGAAAGATTTTTAGATATTGTTGGCTTAATGGATGAATCAGATACTCCAAAACTAAAAACATTTTTTCAAACACTCTATATGGGTCAAGCATATAGCCAAGATATTTCTACAGAAGATGAAGTGTCATTTGATGCGACAGTGGAGATAGAAGAAGAAAAAGAGATAGAGTCAGAAAGTGAAGTTACTATTACTGAGCCTGTAGATGAATCCCCTTCTATAATCATGAACGATGAAATCCGTACAACGGTGCAGACTATTTTAGAACAACAATATAAAGCAGTTGAGCATATTGAATCCCAAGAAGATCTATTGAGAGTATCGACTACTTTAGAGAGACTGAGAAAATTCATTCCAGAGATGCCGCATTTAGAAACTCAAGATGAAATAGTTTCATTTTTACAACTCTCTTTAGGTTTAACAGATGAAGCACCAGAAGTTCAAGAGCTAAAAGAAGTCTTCAAAGAAGAAATAGATGAAGTTGAGATTGAGCCAGAAATTGACCCTTTAGAAGAGACTGGAGTCATAGAGAAAGAACCAATAGTAGAAGTTGTGAATACTCCAGAGATTGTTAAATCTAAAAGCCTCAAAATAGAAGATGAGTTAGTAGAAAAGCAGAAGTCTGTCGTTGGTAAAACTGTTAAGATTGACCAAGAGTCTATAGATAGTCTTATGAATGTAGTTGGAGAATTACTTGTTGCCAAAAATTCACTCCCATATTTAGCCGATAATGTCGCTGCAATGACTCACGAGGTAATTAAACGCGAGATTATGGATAAGTACATCTTTATTAACCGCTTATCAGAACAACTTCAAGACCTGATTATGGGTATGAGAATGCTCCCAATCTCTTATGTGTTTGATAGATATCCAAAACTTGTCCGCGACATAGCAAAAACACTTGGTAAAAAAGTCAAGTTAGAGATGAATGGTGGTGAGACAAAGTTAGATAAAAACATGATAGAGATGCTTGCTGATCCATTAATCCACATTATGAGGAACTCTTTAGACCATGGGGTTGAGATGCCAGATGTTCGTGAGCAAAAAGGTAAGGACCCTGTGGGCTCTGTTAGCTTAAACGCTTATGCTCAATCAGATAGAATTATTATTGAAATAATTGATGATGGTGCAGGTATAAATGTAGAAAAAGTAGCATTTAAAGTCTTAGAAAAAGGTTTAATGACATCAGAACAAATTGATGCACTAAGTGAAAAAGAGATGTCAGAGTTAGTCCTTTTACCAGGACTTTCAACATCTGATTCTATCACTGAGTTTAGTGGTCGTGGTGTTGGTATGGATGTAGTTAAAAAATCTATAGAAGGATTTGGAGGTAGCATTGGTATTACAACAAAAGCAAATGAAGGCACAGTAATAACTCTTGCTATTCCTATGTCTTTGGCTGTTACCTCTTTATTACATATTGAGATGAATAGCATTCACTATGGCATTCCAATGGACAGCGTATCTGAAACTGTTAAGCTAGAGCGTTCAGAGATAGAGTACTTGCATAATGAGCCATTTGTTTATATTAGGGGTGATGTTATTCCTCTTCTTTTTATAAAATCTATGTTAAATGAAGATGAAATGGAAGATAAGCCACTCTCTATTGTTGTCTTAAACATTAAAAATAACTTACTCGCAGTTGTAGTAAATGAGTTCTTAGGTCAACTTGACGTTGTACAAAAACCACTTGTTGGCATTATGGAAGGGCACCCTCTCTTTAGTGGTACCGCTCTTCTTGGAAATGGACAGATTATCATGGCTATAGATCCATTAGGGCTTTTAGGAATATCTCAAAAATTAAAAGAAGATATCCAAGTTGCATAG
- a CDS encoding CheR family methyltransferase codes for MGYLLSTENFVKIGEFIYRKSGIHLEEDKHYEKLAKYVEQRSSKLEFDTFRKYFFKLRFDDKSGLEFQELMNAVTVNETYFFREKDQFEVLANNILAELHASIKSDRPIRILSAPCSTGEEPYSIVLHILEERNIVQKRDIEVVGIDIDSTVIKKAKDAKYSERAIHAIPKNILGKWFVKKGLDYSLRDDLLDSVDFQVANVFDKVQMRKLGKFDVIFSRNMLIYFDDASRKEVAMTFYDMLNPDGYVLLGHAEYMSRIVSVFNAKKIENTLIYQK; via the coding sequence ATGGGCTATCTATTATCAACAGAAAATTTTGTAAAAATTGGAGAGTTTATATATAGAAAAAGTGGAATTCATCTTGAAGAAGATAAGCACTATGAAAAACTTGCCAAATATGTAGAGCAGCGTTCAAGTAAACTTGAATTTGATACATTTAGAAAATATTTTTTTAAGCTGCGTTTTGATGATAAGAGTGGTTTAGAGTTTCAAGAGCTTATGAATGCAGTTACAGTAAATGAAACATATTTCTTTAGAGAGAAAGATCAGTTTGAAGTACTTGCAAATAATATCTTGGCTGAACTTCATGCTAGTATCAAATCAGATAGACCCATAAGGATTTTATCAGCTCCCTGTTCAACTGGGGAAGAGCCTTACTCTATAGTTTTACATATTTTAGAAGAGAGAAATATAGTCCAAAAGCGTGATATTGAGGTAGTAGGTATAGATATTGATTCTACTGTTATCAAAAAAGCAAAAGATGCTAAATATAGCGAGCGTGCTATCCATGCTATACCAAAGAATATATTAGGAAAGTGGTTTGTTAAAAAAGGTTTAGACTATAGTTTAAGGGATGATCTTTTAGATTCAGTAGATTTTCAAGTAGCAAATGTATTTGATAAGGTACAGATGAGAAAACTTGGAAAATTTGATGTTATTTTTTCAAGAAATATGTTGATATATTTTGATGATGCTTCAAGAAAAGAGGTCGCGATGACCTTTTATGATATGTTGAACCCTGATGGTTATGTCCTTTTAGGACATGCTGAATATATGAGTCGCATAGTATCAGTTTTTAATGCAAAAAAAATAGAAAATACTTTAATTTATCAAAAATAG
- a CDS encoding HEAT repeat domain-containing protein produces the protein MALIKKHVEQEIKELPTFTNIEDAKYFFETSTDFDEKVYVIEEIIKFHGGGEYLIEYINNEDADKKLSTKVASVISNMDSNEAPIEKIMDLLRLENAYVRNLGISMLRDFGDSIRYYIIKFLIGDDKDLRIFAINVLGDVNFSESRDMLVELLETEQEINVAMTAVDYMAEIGEEEDIPLLESLKERFAGEFYVQFAVDGAVKMIKG, from the coding sequence ATGGCTTTAATTAAAAAACATGTTGAACAAGAGATAAAAGAGTTACCAACTTTTACAAACATTGAAGATGCAAAATATTTTTTTGAAACGAGCACTGACTTTGATGAAAAAGTGTATGTTATAGAAGAAATTATAAAGTTTCATGGTGGAGGAGAATATTTAATCGAGTATATAAACAATGAAGATGCAGATAAAAAGCTCTCTACAAAGGTTGCATCAGTAATTTCGAATATGGACTCCAATGAGGCACCAATAGAGAAAATTATGGATCTTTTGCGTTTAGAGAATGCATATGTACGAAATCTTGGAATTTCAATGTTAAGAGATTTTGGTGACTCTATAAGGTACTATATTATTAAGTTTCTTATTGGTGATGATAAAGACTTAAGAATTTTTGCCATTAATGTTCTCGGTGATGTGAATTTTTCTGAATCTCGTGATATGCTTGTGGAACTTTTAGAGACCGAACAAGAGATTAACGTAGCTATGACAGCAGTTGATTATATGGCTGAAATTGGAGAGGAAGAAGATATTCCTCTTTTAGAGTCTTTAAAAGAGCGTTTCGCTGGTGAGTTTTATGTTCAATTTGCAGTAGATGGTGCTGTGAAGATGATTAAGGGATAA
- a CDS encoding chemotaxis protein CheW: MLIEEILIVKNAHESYGIPIDEVNQISRVPSLMPLPLRPSGVRGLCSVSGSVVSMVDMNLLLGLSEVDIEANSSRIISLNEEYSSNALLVSTVYNTVEVQQDRIEYLDDKDDPVVGIYKYKNTLVQVLSLSRLFSKINKIDIRSKEIHSGKIKNKIAKEEDSQRFLIFSMSREKYALDIDYLQEIILAECDYTQIAGTSSEVLGLITLRDELLMVIDLRVYYGFEAKHSDTNRILVVSCGDKKIALYIDSIIDIKNYNKKDIEYFHNEKSQIRKIAGVIHENESLISFFNHEVIQQILKENDAYIESKDKSTLQENSQVYAMEVIVFRLASKEYAFNIEYVDEIIDMIPSTKIAFTDKFIDGIINIRGQIVTIVSLFDKLHITRSVTEDSKIIICNIDDTRIGFVVDSVSDILSVKEDEIKEEADNYFDNILHLDNGKRLVLSMDVEKILQGKY; encoded by the coding sequence ATGCTAATTGAAGAGATTTTAATAGTAAAGAATGCTCATGAGAGTTATGGTATACCCATTGATGAGGTAAACCAGATTTCTAGAGTCCCATCATTAATGCCTCTTCCCCTACGTCCATCTGGAGTAAGAGGTTTGTGCTCAGTGAGTGGAAGCGTTGTTTCTATGGTGGATATGAATTTACTATTAGGTTTAAGTGAAGTCGATATTGAAGCAAATTCAAGCAGAATTATTAGCTTGAATGAAGAGTACTCTTCTAATGCTCTTCTGGTGAGTACTGTATATAATACTGTAGAAGTTCAACAAGATAGGATTGAATACTTAGATGACAAAGATGACCCTGTAGTTGGGATATACAAATATAAAAACACTCTTGTTCAAGTTTTATCCTTAAGTAGACTTTTTAGTAAGATAAACAAGATTGATATAAGATCAAAAGAGATTCACTCAGGAAAAATTAAAAATAAGATTGCTAAAGAAGAGGATTCTCAAAGATTTTTGATATTTTCTATGTCAAGAGAGAAATATGCTCTAGATATTGATTATCTCCAAGAGATTATTCTTGCTGAGTGTGACTACACTCAAATTGCTGGAACGTCTAGTGAGGTACTTGGTCTTATAACATTAAGAGACGAACTCTTAATGGTTATAGATTTGAGAGTCTATTATGGATTTGAAGCAAAGCATAGTGACACAAATAGAATTTTAGTGGTCTCTTGCGGCGATAAAAAAATTGCACTCTATATTGATTCTATTATAGATATTAAAAATTATAATAAAAAGGATATAGAGTACTTTCATAATGAGAAGTCGCAAATCCGCAAGATAGCAGGTGTTATTCATGAGAATGAGTCATTGATTTCATTTTTTAATCATGAAGTTATACAGCAGATACTTAAAGAGAATGATGCATATATTGAATCTAAAGATAAGAGTACTCTTCAAGAGAATTCTCAAGTCTATGCGATGGAGGTTATCGTATTTAGACTTGCTTCTAAAGAGTATGCTTTTAATATTGAATATGTAGATGAAATTATCGATATGATTCCTTCAACTAAGATAGCTTTTACGGATAAATTTATTGATGGAATAATAAATATCAGAGGTCAAATAGTTACTATAGTCTCTCTTTTTGATAAGTTGCATATTACGAGATCAGTTACTGAGGACTCTAAAATTATTATATGTAATATAGATGATACTAGAATAGGATTTGTTGTCGATAGTGTAAGTGATATCTTGAGTGTAAAAGAGGATGAGATTAAAGAAGAAGCCGATAACTATTTTGACAATATACTCCACCTAGATAATGGAAAGAGATTAGTCCTCTCTATGGATGTAGAAAAAATTCTTCAAGGAAAGTATTAA
- a CDS encoding response regulator, translating to MATVMVVDDSKTVRNYHGSILKAMGLEIVEAENGMEALEKSLGTKIDLYLVDVNMPIMDGYSFIKDLRKQESNKTVPIIMVTTQAKEEDKINAYKVGANLFETKPIKPDQLQAYVDILIKS from the coding sequence ATGGCAACAGTCATGGTCGTAGATGATTCAAAAACGGTAAGAAATTACCACGGTTCAATATTAAAAGCCATGGGTCTAGAGATAGTAGAAGCTGAAAATGGTATGGAAGCTTTAGAGAAGAGTTTAGGCACTAAAATAGATCTATACCTTGTTGATGTCAATATGCCAATTATGGATGGGTATTCTTTTATAAAAGATTTAAGAAAGCAAGAAAGTAACAAAACTGTACCGATAATTATGGTTACAACGCAAGCAAAAGAAGAAGATAAAATTAATGCTTATAAAGTTGGTGCTAACCTTTTTGAAACTAAGCCTATTAAACCAGACCAGCTTCAAGCATATGTTGATATTTTAATTAAGAGTTAA
- a CDS encoding RrF2 family transcriptional regulator, with product MLITRASEYAILSLILLSSAKEPMDSETLSRELSISKSFLAKILQSLAKVGILQSFKGVNGGFALSKEPKDISMLEVMSSVEGKAPAVFECAPSEENCPSDRANICSIWPFLNKLQGKIDSFLADLTLADLIDE from the coding sequence ATGTTAATCACACGTGCTAGCGAATATGCCATACTATCTTTAATCCTTCTCTCATCTGCTAAAGAGCCAATGGATAGTGAAACCCTCTCAAGAGAACTCTCCATATCTAAAAGCTTTCTAGCTAAAATTTTGCAATCATTAGCAAAAGTAGGAATTTTACAATCATTCAAAGGTGTTAATGGTGGATTTGCATTAAGTAAAGAACCTAAAGATATCTCTATGCTTGAGGTAATGTCTAGTGTTGAGGGTAAAGCACCTGCGGTTTTTGAGTGTGCTCCATCTGAAGAAAATTGTCCATCTGATAGAGCTAACATATGCTCAATTTGGCCATTTTTAAATAAACTACAGGGTAAAATAGACTCTTTTCTAGCAGACCTTACACTTGCTGACCTTATAGACGAGTAG